One Deferribacterota bacterium DNA segment encodes these proteins:
- the rodA gene encoding rod shape-determining protein RodA — protein sequence MLLKNKLNIRYFDYLLLALFLLLSIIGIFIIYSATFNPGSKVSVFYIKQIYWLILGLIIFICFSLINYRYLINYAYIFYVVGLLVLAFVLINGYIGRGAQSWIDLGLIRVQPSELFKVIWVIVLARLFSDFNLQKLGLIKIIIRFLVVLPPFLLIFYQPDLGTAGLLVLLWCVLLLFRGIQFRAFLILSIFSFCLVVVLWANLHDYQRDRVLTFINPSRDPFGSGYHLIQSKVAIGSGGLYGKGYLKGTQSQLNFLPEQHTDFVFSVLSEEFGFVGALFLIVLYMLLIIRILYIALIAREICGKLLCVGVATLLFIHFYINAAMTIGYMPIVGIPMPFISYGGSITITASTLLGIANSVSIRRFQKL from the coding sequence ATGTTGCTAAAAAATAAATTAAATATTAGATATTTTGATTATCTACTTTTAGCCTTATTTTTATTACTTTCTATTATTGGAATATTTATAATCTATAGTGCTACTTTTAATCCTGGATCTAAAGTCTCGGTATTTTATATTAAGCAAATCTATTGGCTAATTTTAGGACTAATTATATTCATATGCTTCTCCCTTATTAATTATAGATATTTGATAAACTATGCATATATTTTTTATGTTGTAGGCCTTTTAGTATTAGCATTTGTCTTAATTAACGGCTATATTGGAAGGGGAGCACAAAGTTGGATAGATTTAGGCTTGATTAGAGTTCAACCTTCTGAGTTGTTTAAGGTTATATGGGTTATAGTTTTGGCTAGGCTTTTTAGTGATTTTAATTTGCAAAAACTTGGTTTAATAAAGATTATAATAAGATTTCTTGTTGTTTTACCCCCTTTTTTGTTAATATTTTACCAGCCTGATCTTGGTACAGCAGGCTTGTTAGTATTGTTGTGGTGTGTACTACTCCTATTTAGAGGTATCCAATTTAGAGCTTTTTTAATACTCTCTATTTTTTCCTTTTGTTTGGTTGTTGTTTTGTGGGCTAATCTGCATGATTATCAAAGAGATAGAGTGCTTACATTTATAAATCCTTCAAGGGATCCCTTTGGATCAGGTTATCACCTTATTCAATCTAAAGTTGCTATAGGATCTGGCGGTCTTTATGGGAAGGGCTATCTAAAGGGAACGCAATCACAACTAAATTTTTTGCCTGAACAGCATACAGATTTTGTATTTTCTGTCTTATCTGAAGAGTTTGGGTTTGTAGGTGCATTATTTCTAATTGTTTTATATATGTTACTTATAATAAGAATTTTGTATATTGCATTAATTGCAAGGGAGATTTGTGGTAAGCTACTTTGTGTTGGTGTAGCTACATTATTATTTATTCATTTTTATATTAATGCTGCAATGACAATAGGGTATATGCCCATAGTGGGTATCCCTATGCCTTTTATAAGTTATGGGGGTTCTATAACCATAACTGCTTCAACTTTATTGGGTATAGCAAATTCTGTATCAATTAGAAGATTTCAAAAGCTATGA